In Phyllopteryx taeniolatus isolate TA_2022b chromosome 1, UOR_Ptae_1.2, whole genome shotgun sequence, the following proteins share a genomic window:
- the bin1b gene encoding myc box-dependent-interacting protein 1b isoform X4, with amino-acid sequence MAETGNSGKGVTAGKLAITVQKRLSRAQEKVLQKLGKADETRDVVFEEMVANFNKQMGEGTKLQKDLKAYMTAVKTLHEASRRLQDCLADMYEPEWFGKEEMDAMVEEMIEKEMDNNLEDTDTLWLDFHQNITDNSMLSIDSYLAQFPEIKARIAKRDRKMVDFDSARHHFASLQKGKKKDEAKIAKPAALLEMAAPSWAQGLLSAHQVAQTNLSYNQAEEELGRSQKIFEELNVELQDQLPVLWDSRVGVYVNTFQSLASHQEKFHKEMSKLSQNLNDVMTKLEEQRHLNEEANHSQAASSPPTRPNPLPSRPPQHDEPLDDDTSDINTESRTQAPSWDSWGSESNSSEYKLPPGFVYKVKAIHEYAATDGDELELNIGDTVLVLAFDNPDEQDDGWLMGVQESLWIRNKDISSKGVFPENFTQKL; translated from the exons GTTTTGCAGAAACTCGGCAAAGCGGATGAGACCAGAGATGTCGTCTTTGAGGAAATGGTGGCCAACTTCAACAAGCAGATG GGAGAAGGCACCAAGCTGCAGAAGGATCTGAAAGCGTATATGACAGCAGTGAAGA CTTTACACGAGGCATCACGGAGGCTGCAGGACTGCCTGGCTGACATGTACGAGCCCGAGTGGTTCGGCAAAGAGGAGATGGATGCCATGGTGGAG GAGATGATAGAGAAGGAGATGGACAATAACTTGGAG GACACAGACACACTGTGGTTGGACTTCCATCAGAACATCACTGACAACTCAATGCTCTCCATTGATTCGTACCTGGCTCAGTTCCCTGAAATCaag GCACGCATTGCAAAGCGAGACCGTAAAATGGTGGATTTTGACAGCGCCAGGCACCACTTTGCCTCTTTACAGAAAGGCAAGAAAAAGGACGAAGCCAAGATCGCTAAG CCTGCAGCCCTGTTGGAGATGGCGGCGCCAAGCTGGGCACAGGGTTTGCTCTCAGCCCACCAGGTGGCTCAGACTAACCTCTCCTACAACCAG GCCGAGGAGGAGCTGGGTCGCTCTCAGAAAATTTTCGAAGAGCTGAACGTGGAATTGCAAGACCAGCTTCCAGTGCTGTGGGACAG TCGTGTTGGCGTCTATGTTAACACATTCCAGAGTCTGGCGAGTCACCAAGAGAAGTTTCATAAGGAGATGAGCAAG CTGAGTCAAAACCTGAATGACGTCATGACCAAACTTGAAGAGCAGAGGCACCTCAA TGAAGAAGCCAACCACAGCCAGGCAGCCAGCTCGCCACCAAcg AGGCCCAACCCGCTGCCCAGCCGGCCTCCGCAGCATGATGAGCCGCTCGATGACGACACTTCTGACATTAACACAGAGTCCAGAACACAG GCGCCATCTTGGGACTCGTGG GGTTCTGAATCCAACAGCTCAGAATACAAGCTCCCTCCTGGATTTGTCTACAAG GTCAAAGCCATCCACGAATATGCTGCCACTGATGGGGACGAGCTGGAGCTCAATATTGGAGACACTGTCCTCGTTTTGGCCTTTGACAACCCTGATGAGCAA GACGACGGCTGGCTCATGGGTGTGCAGGAATCTCTCTGGATACGTAACAAAGATATTTCATCCAAAGGTGTCTTCCCCGAAAACTTCACGCAGAAGCTTTGA
- the bin1b gene encoding myc box-dependent-interacting protein 1b isoform X1, which yields MAETGNSGKGVTAGKLAITVQKRLSRAQEKVLQKLGKADETRDVVFEEMVANFNKQMGEGTKLQKDLKAYMTAVKTLHEASRRLQDCLADMYEPEWFGKEEMDAMVEEMIEKEMDNNLEDTDTLWLDFHQNITDNSMLSIDSYLAQFPEIKARIAKRDRKMVDFDSARHHFASLQKGKKKDEAKIAKPAALLEMAAPSWAQGLLSAHQVAQTNLSYNQAEEELGRSQKIFEELNVELQDQLPVLWDSRVGVYVNTFQSLASHQEKFHKEMSKLSQNLNDVMTKLEEQRHLKKDVAAAKPGDNAKSEEANHSQAASSPPTRPNPLPSRPPQHDEPLDDDTSDINTESRTQAPSWDSWGSESNSSEYKLPPGFVYKVKAIHEYAATDGDELELNIGDTVLVLAFDNPDEQDDGWLMGVQESLWIRNKDISSKGVFPENFTQKL from the exons GTTTTGCAGAAACTCGGCAAAGCGGATGAGACCAGAGATGTCGTCTTTGAGGAAATGGTGGCCAACTTCAACAAGCAGATG GGAGAAGGCACCAAGCTGCAGAAGGATCTGAAAGCGTATATGACAGCAGTGAAGA CTTTACACGAGGCATCACGGAGGCTGCAGGACTGCCTGGCTGACATGTACGAGCCCGAGTGGTTCGGCAAAGAGGAGATGGATGCCATGGTGGAG GAGATGATAGAGAAGGAGATGGACAATAACTTGGAG GACACAGACACACTGTGGTTGGACTTCCATCAGAACATCACTGACAACTCAATGCTCTCCATTGATTCGTACCTGGCTCAGTTCCCTGAAATCaag GCACGCATTGCAAAGCGAGACCGTAAAATGGTGGATTTTGACAGCGCCAGGCACCACTTTGCCTCTTTACAGAAAGGCAAGAAAAAGGACGAAGCCAAGATCGCTAAG CCTGCAGCCCTGTTGGAGATGGCGGCGCCAAGCTGGGCACAGGGTTTGCTCTCAGCCCACCAGGTGGCTCAGACTAACCTCTCCTACAACCAG GCCGAGGAGGAGCTGGGTCGCTCTCAGAAAATTTTCGAAGAGCTGAACGTGGAATTGCAAGACCAGCTTCCAGTGCTGTGGGACAG TCGTGTTGGCGTCTATGTTAACACATTCCAGAGTCTGGCGAGTCACCAAGAGAAGTTTCATAAGGAGATGAGCAAG CTGAGTCAAAACCTGAATGACGTCATGACCAAACTTGAAGAGCAGAGGCACCTCAA AAAAGATGTTGCAGCAGCCAAGCCTGGAGACAACGCAAAGAG TGAAGAAGCCAACCACAGCCAGGCAGCCAGCTCGCCACCAAcg AGGCCCAACCCGCTGCCCAGCCGGCCTCCGCAGCATGATGAGCCGCTCGATGACGACACTTCTGACATTAACACAGAGTCCAGAACACAG GCGCCATCTTGGGACTCGTGG GGTTCTGAATCCAACAGCTCAGAATACAAGCTCCCTCCTGGATTTGTCTACAAG GTCAAAGCCATCCACGAATATGCTGCCACTGATGGGGACGAGCTGGAGCTCAATATTGGAGACACTGTCCTCGTTTTGGCCTTTGACAACCCTGATGAGCAA GACGACGGCTGGCTCATGGGTGTGCAGGAATCTCTCTGGATACGTAACAAAGATATTTCATCCAAAGGTGTCTTCCCCGAAAACTTCACGCAGAAGCTTTGA
- the bin1b gene encoding myc box-dependent-interacting protein 1b isoform X2, translated as MAETGNSGKGVTAGKLAITVQKRLSRAQEKVLQKLGKADETRDVVFEEMVANFNKQMGEGTKLQKDLKAYMTAVKTLHEASRRLQDCLADMYEPEWFGKEEMDAMVEEMIEKEMDNNLEDTDTLWLDFHQNITDNSMLSIDSYLAQFPEIKARIAKRDRKMVDFDSARHHFASLQKGKKKDEAKIAKPAALLEMAAPSWAQGLLSAHQVAQTNLSYNQAEEELGRSQKIFEELNVELQDQLPVLWDSRVGVYVNTFQSLASHQEKFHKEMSKLSQNLNDVMTKLEEQRHLKKDVAAAKPGDNAKSEEANHSQAASSPPTRPNPLPSRPPQHDEPLDDDTSDINTESRTQGSESNSSEYKLPPGFVYKVKAIHEYAATDGDELELNIGDTVLVLAFDNPDEQDDGWLMGVQESLWIRNKDISSKGVFPENFTQKL; from the exons GTTTTGCAGAAACTCGGCAAAGCGGATGAGACCAGAGATGTCGTCTTTGAGGAAATGGTGGCCAACTTCAACAAGCAGATG GGAGAAGGCACCAAGCTGCAGAAGGATCTGAAAGCGTATATGACAGCAGTGAAGA CTTTACACGAGGCATCACGGAGGCTGCAGGACTGCCTGGCTGACATGTACGAGCCCGAGTGGTTCGGCAAAGAGGAGATGGATGCCATGGTGGAG GAGATGATAGAGAAGGAGATGGACAATAACTTGGAG GACACAGACACACTGTGGTTGGACTTCCATCAGAACATCACTGACAACTCAATGCTCTCCATTGATTCGTACCTGGCTCAGTTCCCTGAAATCaag GCACGCATTGCAAAGCGAGACCGTAAAATGGTGGATTTTGACAGCGCCAGGCACCACTTTGCCTCTTTACAGAAAGGCAAGAAAAAGGACGAAGCCAAGATCGCTAAG CCTGCAGCCCTGTTGGAGATGGCGGCGCCAAGCTGGGCACAGGGTTTGCTCTCAGCCCACCAGGTGGCTCAGACTAACCTCTCCTACAACCAG GCCGAGGAGGAGCTGGGTCGCTCTCAGAAAATTTTCGAAGAGCTGAACGTGGAATTGCAAGACCAGCTTCCAGTGCTGTGGGACAG TCGTGTTGGCGTCTATGTTAACACATTCCAGAGTCTGGCGAGTCACCAAGAGAAGTTTCATAAGGAGATGAGCAAG CTGAGTCAAAACCTGAATGACGTCATGACCAAACTTGAAGAGCAGAGGCACCTCAA AAAAGATGTTGCAGCAGCCAAGCCTGGAGACAACGCAAAGAG TGAAGAAGCCAACCACAGCCAGGCAGCCAGCTCGCCACCAAcg AGGCCCAACCCGCTGCCCAGCCGGCCTCCGCAGCATGATGAGCCGCTCGATGACGACACTTCTGACATTAACACAGAGTCCAGAACACAG GGTTCTGAATCCAACAGCTCAGAATACAAGCTCCCTCCTGGATTTGTCTACAAG GTCAAAGCCATCCACGAATATGCTGCCACTGATGGGGACGAGCTGGAGCTCAATATTGGAGACACTGTCCTCGTTTTGGCCTTTGACAACCCTGATGAGCAA GACGACGGCTGGCTCATGGGTGTGCAGGAATCTCTCTGGATACGTAACAAAGATATTTCATCCAAAGGTGTCTTCCCCGAAAACTTCACGCAGAAGCTTTGA
- the bin1b gene encoding myc box-dependent-interacting protein 1b isoform X9 translates to MAETGNSGKGVTAGKLAITVQKRLSRAQEKVLQKLGKADETRDVVFEEMVANFNKQMGEGTKLQKDLKAYMTAVKTLHEASRRLQDCLADMYEPEWFGKEEMDAMVEEMIEKEMDNNLEDTDTLWLDFHQNITDNSMLSIDSYLAQFPEIKARIAKRDRKMVDFDSARHHFASLQKGKKKDEAKIAKPAALLEMAAPSWAQGLLSAHQVAQTNLSYNQAEEELGRSQKIFEELNVELQDQLPVLWDSRVGVYVNTFQSLASHQEKFHKEMSKLSQNLNDVMTKLEEQRHLNEEANHSQAASSPPTGSESNSSEYKLPPGFVYKVKAIHEYAATDGDELELNIGDTVLVLAFDNPDEQDDGWLMGVQESLWIRNKDISSKGVFPENFTQKL, encoded by the exons GTTTTGCAGAAACTCGGCAAAGCGGATGAGACCAGAGATGTCGTCTTTGAGGAAATGGTGGCCAACTTCAACAAGCAGATG GGAGAAGGCACCAAGCTGCAGAAGGATCTGAAAGCGTATATGACAGCAGTGAAGA CTTTACACGAGGCATCACGGAGGCTGCAGGACTGCCTGGCTGACATGTACGAGCCCGAGTGGTTCGGCAAAGAGGAGATGGATGCCATGGTGGAG GAGATGATAGAGAAGGAGATGGACAATAACTTGGAG GACACAGACACACTGTGGTTGGACTTCCATCAGAACATCACTGACAACTCAATGCTCTCCATTGATTCGTACCTGGCTCAGTTCCCTGAAATCaag GCACGCATTGCAAAGCGAGACCGTAAAATGGTGGATTTTGACAGCGCCAGGCACCACTTTGCCTCTTTACAGAAAGGCAAGAAAAAGGACGAAGCCAAGATCGCTAAG CCTGCAGCCCTGTTGGAGATGGCGGCGCCAAGCTGGGCACAGGGTTTGCTCTCAGCCCACCAGGTGGCTCAGACTAACCTCTCCTACAACCAG GCCGAGGAGGAGCTGGGTCGCTCTCAGAAAATTTTCGAAGAGCTGAACGTGGAATTGCAAGACCAGCTTCCAGTGCTGTGGGACAG TCGTGTTGGCGTCTATGTTAACACATTCCAGAGTCTGGCGAGTCACCAAGAGAAGTTTCATAAGGAGATGAGCAAG CTGAGTCAAAACCTGAATGACGTCATGACCAAACTTGAAGAGCAGAGGCACCTCAA TGAAGAAGCCAACCACAGCCAGGCAGCCAGCTCGCCACCAAcg GGTTCTGAATCCAACAGCTCAGAATACAAGCTCCCTCCTGGATTTGTCTACAAG GTCAAAGCCATCCACGAATATGCTGCCACTGATGGGGACGAGCTGGAGCTCAATATTGGAGACACTGTCCTCGTTTTGGCCTTTGACAACCCTGATGAGCAA GACGACGGCTGGCTCATGGGTGTGCAGGAATCTCTCTGGATACGTAACAAAGATATTTCATCCAAAGGTGTCTTCCCCGAAAACTTCACGCAGAAGCTTTGA
- the bin1b gene encoding myc box-dependent-interacting protein 1b isoform X6 — translation MAETGNSGKGVTAGKLAITVQKRLSRAQEKVLQKLGKADETRDVVFEEMVANFNKQMGEGTKLQKDLKAYMTAVKTLHEASRRLQDCLADMYEPEWFGKEEMDAMVEEMIEKEMDNNLEDTDTLWLDFHQNITDNSMLSIDSYLAQFPEIKARIAKRDRKMVDFDSARHHFASLQKGKKKDEAKIAKAEEELGRSQKIFEELNVELQDQLPVLWDSRVGVYVNTFQSLASHQEKFHKEMSKLSQNLNDVMTKLEEQRHLKKDVAAAKPGDNAKSEEANHSQAASSPPTRPNPLPSRPPQHDEPLDDDTSDINTESRTQAPSWDSWGSESNSSEYKLPPGFVYKVKAIHEYAATDGDELELNIGDTVLVLAFDNPDEQDDGWLMGVQESLWIRNKDISSKGVFPENFTQKL, via the exons GTTTTGCAGAAACTCGGCAAAGCGGATGAGACCAGAGATGTCGTCTTTGAGGAAATGGTGGCCAACTTCAACAAGCAGATG GGAGAAGGCACCAAGCTGCAGAAGGATCTGAAAGCGTATATGACAGCAGTGAAGA CTTTACACGAGGCATCACGGAGGCTGCAGGACTGCCTGGCTGACATGTACGAGCCCGAGTGGTTCGGCAAAGAGGAGATGGATGCCATGGTGGAG GAGATGATAGAGAAGGAGATGGACAATAACTTGGAG GACACAGACACACTGTGGTTGGACTTCCATCAGAACATCACTGACAACTCAATGCTCTCCATTGATTCGTACCTGGCTCAGTTCCCTGAAATCaag GCACGCATTGCAAAGCGAGACCGTAAAATGGTGGATTTTGACAGCGCCAGGCACCACTTTGCCTCTTTACAGAAAGGCAAGAAAAAGGACGAAGCCAAGATCGCTAAG GCCGAGGAGGAGCTGGGTCGCTCTCAGAAAATTTTCGAAGAGCTGAACGTGGAATTGCAAGACCAGCTTCCAGTGCTGTGGGACAG TCGTGTTGGCGTCTATGTTAACACATTCCAGAGTCTGGCGAGTCACCAAGAGAAGTTTCATAAGGAGATGAGCAAG CTGAGTCAAAACCTGAATGACGTCATGACCAAACTTGAAGAGCAGAGGCACCTCAA AAAAGATGTTGCAGCAGCCAAGCCTGGAGACAACGCAAAGAG TGAAGAAGCCAACCACAGCCAGGCAGCCAGCTCGCCACCAAcg AGGCCCAACCCGCTGCCCAGCCGGCCTCCGCAGCATGATGAGCCGCTCGATGACGACACTTCTGACATTAACACAGAGTCCAGAACACAG GCGCCATCTTGGGACTCGTGG GGTTCTGAATCCAACAGCTCAGAATACAAGCTCCCTCCTGGATTTGTCTACAAG GTCAAAGCCATCCACGAATATGCTGCCACTGATGGGGACGAGCTGGAGCTCAATATTGGAGACACTGTCCTCGTTTTGGCCTTTGACAACCCTGATGAGCAA GACGACGGCTGGCTCATGGGTGTGCAGGAATCTCTCTGGATACGTAACAAAGATATTTCATCCAAAGGTGTCTTCCCCGAAAACTTCACGCAGAAGCTTTGA
- the bin1b gene encoding myc box-dependent-interacting protein 1b isoform X3 has product MAETGNSGKGVTAGKLAITVQKRLSRAQEKVLQKLGKADETRDVVFEEMVANFNKQMGEGTKLQKDLKAYMTAVKTLHEASRRLQDCLADMYEPEWFGKEEMDAMVEDTDTLWLDFHQNITDNSMLSIDSYLAQFPEIKARIAKRDRKMVDFDSARHHFASLQKGKKKDEAKIAKPAALLEMAAPSWAQGLLSAHQVAQTNLSYNQAEEELGRSQKIFEELNVELQDQLPVLWDSRVGVYVNTFQSLASHQEKFHKEMSKLSQNLNDVMTKLEEQRHLKKDVAAAKPGDNAKSEEANHSQAASSPPTRPNPLPSRPPQHDEPLDDDTSDINTESRTQAPSWDSWGSESNSSEYKLPPGFVYKVKAIHEYAATDGDELELNIGDTVLVLAFDNPDEQDDGWLMGVQESLWIRNKDISSKGVFPENFTQKL; this is encoded by the exons GTTTTGCAGAAACTCGGCAAAGCGGATGAGACCAGAGATGTCGTCTTTGAGGAAATGGTGGCCAACTTCAACAAGCAGATG GGAGAAGGCACCAAGCTGCAGAAGGATCTGAAAGCGTATATGACAGCAGTGAAGA CTTTACACGAGGCATCACGGAGGCTGCAGGACTGCCTGGCTGACATGTACGAGCCCGAGTGGTTCGGCAAAGAGGAGATGGATGCCATGGTGGAG GACACAGACACACTGTGGTTGGACTTCCATCAGAACATCACTGACAACTCAATGCTCTCCATTGATTCGTACCTGGCTCAGTTCCCTGAAATCaag GCACGCATTGCAAAGCGAGACCGTAAAATGGTGGATTTTGACAGCGCCAGGCACCACTTTGCCTCTTTACAGAAAGGCAAGAAAAAGGACGAAGCCAAGATCGCTAAG CCTGCAGCCCTGTTGGAGATGGCGGCGCCAAGCTGGGCACAGGGTTTGCTCTCAGCCCACCAGGTGGCTCAGACTAACCTCTCCTACAACCAG GCCGAGGAGGAGCTGGGTCGCTCTCAGAAAATTTTCGAAGAGCTGAACGTGGAATTGCAAGACCAGCTTCCAGTGCTGTGGGACAG TCGTGTTGGCGTCTATGTTAACACATTCCAGAGTCTGGCGAGTCACCAAGAGAAGTTTCATAAGGAGATGAGCAAG CTGAGTCAAAACCTGAATGACGTCATGACCAAACTTGAAGAGCAGAGGCACCTCAA AAAAGATGTTGCAGCAGCCAAGCCTGGAGACAACGCAAAGAG TGAAGAAGCCAACCACAGCCAGGCAGCCAGCTCGCCACCAAcg AGGCCCAACCCGCTGCCCAGCCGGCCTCCGCAGCATGATGAGCCGCTCGATGACGACACTTCTGACATTAACACAGAGTCCAGAACACAG GCGCCATCTTGGGACTCGTGG GGTTCTGAATCCAACAGCTCAGAATACAAGCTCCCTCCTGGATTTGTCTACAAG GTCAAAGCCATCCACGAATATGCTGCCACTGATGGGGACGAGCTGGAGCTCAATATTGGAGACACTGTCCTCGTTTTGGCCTTTGACAACCCTGATGAGCAA GACGACGGCTGGCTCATGGGTGTGCAGGAATCTCTCTGGATACGTAACAAAGATATTTCATCCAAAGGTGTCTTCCCCGAAAACTTCACGCAGAAGCTTTGA
- the bin1b gene encoding myc box-dependent-interacting protein 1b isoform X5: MAETGNSGKGVTAGKLAITVQKRLSRAQEKVLQKLGKADETRDVVFEEMVANFNKQMGEGTKLQKDLKAYMTAVKTLHEASRRLQDCLADMYEPEWFGKEEMDAMVEDTDTLWLDFHQNITDNSMLSIDSYLAQFPEIKARIAKRDRKMVDFDSARHHFASLQKGKKKDEAKIAKPAALLEMAAPSWAQGLLSAHQVAQTNLSYNQAEEELGRSQKIFEELNVELQDQLPVLWDSRVGVYVNTFQSLASHQEKFHKEMSKLSQNLNDVMTKLEEQRHLKKDVAAAKPGDNAKSEEANHSQAASSPPTRPNPLPSRPPQHDEPLDDDTSDINTESRTQGSESNSSEYKLPPGFVYKVKAIHEYAATDGDELELNIGDTVLVLAFDNPDEQDDGWLMGVQESLWIRNKDISSKGVFPENFTQKL, from the exons GTTTTGCAGAAACTCGGCAAAGCGGATGAGACCAGAGATGTCGTCTTTGAGGAAATGGTGGCCAACTTCAACAAGCAGATG GGAGAAGGCACCAAGCTGCAGAAGGATCTGAAAGCGTATATGACAGCAGTGAAGA CTTTACACGAGGCATCACGGAGGCTGCAGGACTGCCTGGCTGACATGTACGAGCCCGAGTGGTTCGGCAAAGAGGAGATGGATGCCATGGTGGAG GACACAGACACACTGTGGTTGGACTTCCATCAGAACATCACTGACAACTCAATGCTCTCCATTGATTCGTACCTGGCTCAGTTCCCTGAAATCaag GCACGCATTGCAAAGCGAGACCGTAAAATGGTGGATTTTGACAGCGCCAGGCACCACTTTGCCTCTTTACAGAAAGGCAAGAAAAAGGACGAAGCCAAGATCGCTAAG CCTGCAGCCCTGTTGGAGATGGCGGCGCCAAGCTGGGCACAGGGTTTGCTCTCAGCCCACCAGGTGGCTCAGACTAACCTCTCCTACAACCAG GCCGAGGAGGAGCTGGGTCGCTCTCAGAAAATTTTCGAAGAGCTGAACGTGGAATTGCAAGACCAGCTTCCAGTGCTGTGGGACAG TCGTGTTGGCGTCTATGTTAACACATTCCAGAGTCTGGCGAGTCACCAAGAGAAGTTTCATAAGGAGATGAGCAAG CTGAGTCAAAACCTGAATGACGTCATGACCAAACTTGAAGAGCAGAGGCACCTCAA AAAAGATGTTGCAGCAGCCAAGCCTGGAGACAACGCAAAGAG TGAAGAAGCCAACCACAGCCAGGCAGCCAGCTCGCCACCAAcg AGGCCCAACCCGCTGCCCAGCCGGCCTCCGCAGCATGATGAGCCGCTCGATGACGACACTTCTGACATTAACACAGAGTCCAGAACACAG GGTTCTGAATCCAACAGCTCAGAATACAAGCTCCCTCCTGGATTTGTCTACAAG GTCAAAGCCATCCACGAATATGCTGCCACTGATGGGGACGAGCTGGAGCTCAATATTGGAGACACTGTCCTCGTTTTGGCCTTTGACAACCCTGATGAGCAA GACGACGGCTGGCTCATGGGTGTGCAGGAATCTCTCTGGATACGTAACAAAGATATTTCATCCAAAGGTGTCTTCCCCGAAAACTTCACGCAGAAGCTTTGA
- the bin1b gene encoding myc box-dependent-interacting protein 1b isoform X7 — protein sequence MAETGNSGKGVTAGKLAITVQKRLSRAQEKVLQKLGKADETRDVVFEEMVANFNKQMGEGTKLQKDLKAYMTAVKTLHEASRRLQDCLADMYEPEWFGKEEMDAMVEEMIEKEMDNNLEDTDTLWLDFHQNITDNSMLSIDSYLAQFPEIKARIAKRDRKMVDFDSARHHFASLQKGKKKDEAKIAKPAALLEMAAPSWAQGLLSAHQVAQTNLSYNQAEEELGRSQKIFEELNVELQDQLPVLWDSRVGVYVNTFQSLASHQEKFHKEMSKLSQNLNDVMTKLEEQRHLKKDVAAAKPGDNAKSEEANHSQAASSPPTGSESNSSEYKLPPGFVYKVKAIHEYAATDGDELELNIGDTVLVLAFDNPDEQDDGWLMGVQESLWIRNKDISSKGVFPENFTQKL from the exons GTTTTGCAGAAACTCGGCAAAGCGGATGAGACCAGAGATGTCGTCTTTGAGGAAATGGTGGCCAACTTCAACAAGCAGATG GGAGAAGGCACCAAGCTGCAGAAGGATCTGAAAGCGTATATGACAGCAGTGAAGA CTTTACACGAGGCATCACGGAGGCTGCAGGACTGCCTGGCTGACATGTACGAGCCCGAGTGGTTCGGCAAAGAGGAGATGGATGCCATGGTGGAG GAGATGATAGAGAAGGAGATGGACAATAACTTGGAG GACACAGACACACTGTGGTTGGACTTCCATCAGAACATCACTGACAACTCAATGCTCTCCATTGATTCGTACCTGGCTCAGTTCCCTGAAATCaag GCACGCATTGCAAAGCGAGACCGTAAAATGGTGGATTTTGACAGCGCCAGGCACCACTTTGCCTCTTTACAGAAAGGCAAGAAAAAGGACGAAGCCAAGATCGCTAAG CCTGCAGCCCTGTTGGAGATGGCGGCGCCAAGCTGGGCACAGGGTTTGCTCTCAGCCCACCAGGTGGCTCAGACTAACCTCTCCTACAACCAG GCCGAGGAGGAGCTGGGTCGCTCTCAGAAAATTTTCGAAGAGCTGAACGTGGAATTGCAAGACCAGCTTCCAGTGCTGTGGGACAG TCGTGTTGGCGTCTATGTTAACACATTCCAGAGTCTGGCGAGTCACCAAGAGAAGTTTCATAAGGAGATGAGCAAG CTGAGTCAAAACCTGAATGACGTCATGACCAAACTTGAAGAGCAGAGGCACCTCAA AAAAGATGTTGCAGCAGCCAAGCCTGGAGACAACGCAAAGAG TGAAGAAGCCAACCACAGCCAGGCAGCCAGCTCGCCACCAAcg GGTTCTGAATCCAACAGCTCAGAATACAAGCTCCCTCCTGGATTTGTCTACAAG GTCAAAGCCATCCACGAATATGCTGCCACTGATGGGGACGAGCTGGAGCTCAATATTGGAGACACTGTCCTCGTTTTGGCCTTTGACAACCCTGATGAGCAA GACGACGGCTGGCTCATGGGTGTGCAGGAATCTCTCTGGATACGTAACAAAGATATTTCATCCAAAGGTGTCTTCCCCGAAAACTTCACGCAGAAGCTTTGA